In Gemmatimonadales bacterium, a genomic segment contains:
- a CDS encoding ABC transporter permease codes for MALRDLRYALRSLARSPGYAVVAVLSLGLGLGLVTTMFAILDATTHPWVPFRDADRLYAVRFWMSGTDQRFSPGWALTALRARTHAFEAVLPYGVSVADLSGEGGGEAAEDRDVIARAPVALLRLLDVKPVRGRMLGAADIGRGTALVSDALWKRRFAGRRSLAGATIAIGDRTYAVVGVMPASGASYVFMNASAWLPLPDSLALGPREFDNIIVKLRRGVTREAATAELTGVAAYLTRTYHAEGAPFAFYLWPLRNDPMRLGDVHWAMLGAAVAVLLIACANLAHLMLARGLARRREVALRLAIGASRTAVVRHLFLECALLTGAGAALGAALSVWGVEVLRSSVPQQLWWRGIVRPELSWRVFALTSFAAATAAVLFGLLPAVRVARAVSLDEPLKDGAGTTSRTRQRYSGLVIAEVALALVLLMGAGLLLKVVRRTASYEFNFPARQLLRSGLFLRKAAAGGGFDLLGTELRVVASLRQVPGVVDAGATSSATPAGLAVTAELAGDSTRLFNTHSYAVVTPAYLRTMGLPVLEGRDFEDGDLTGEGVAILNSVAAARLYPRQHAVGRMVKLGVASSNARWLKVVGVCRTRAEGPPGTAEFNAEVYVVRPPEPGQRFAEVLIRTAGTDARTIAAVSAKLATLGPGIGSYVSEYLSWWEADLKAQGFLAELFAMMGGFALLLASVGIYGVLAYAVNRRGREFAVRIAVGAERRDMLKLVLHDGLVMTLAGTALGAFVAFWATGLLAAFLEDQQVLPTDVLTLIAAEVVLIAVATAASLAPALRAMRADPIEILRAT; via the coding sequence ATGGCGCTGCGTGATCTTCGCTACGCACTCCGCTCGCTCGCGCGGAGCCCCGGCTACGCCGTCGTGGCGGTGCTCTCCCTCGGACTGGGCCTCGGCCTGGTCACGACGATGTTCGCGATCCTCGACGCCACGACCCATCCCTGGGTGCCGTTCCGCGACGCGGACCGGCTGTACGCGGTGCGGTTCTGGATGTCCGGCACGGACCAGCGCTTCAGCCCGGGGTGGGCCCTGACGGCGCTGCGGGCGCGGACCCACGCCTTCGAGGCCGTGCTGCCGTACGGCGTTTCCGTGGCGGACCTCTCCGGGGAGGGCGGCGGGGAAGCCGCCGAGGACCGGGACGTGATCGCCCGGGCGCCGGTGGCGCTGTTGCGGCTGCTCGACGTCAAGCCGGTGCGCGGCCGGATGCTGGGTGCGGCCGACATCGGCCGGGGCACGGCGCTGGTGAGCGACGCGCTGTGGAAGCGGCGCTTCGCCGGCCGCCGGAGCCTCGCGGGCGCGACCATCGCGATCGGCGACCGGACCTATGCCGTCGTCGGCGTCATGCCGGCCAGCGGGGCGAGCTACGTGTTCATGAACGCGTCGGCGTGGCTGCCGCTGCCGGACTCGCTCGCGCTGGGGCCGCGCGAGTTCGACAACATCATCGTGAAGCTGAGGCGCGGGGTGACCCGGGAGGCGGCCACCGCCGAGCTGACGGGCGTCGCGGCGTACCTGACGCGCACCTATCACGCGGAGGGCGCGCCGTTCGCCTTCTACCTCTGGCCGCTCAGGAACGACCCGATGCGGCTGGGCGACGTCCACTGGGCGATGCTGGGCGCGGCGGTCGCGGTGCTGCTGATCGCGTGTGCCAACCTGGCCCACCTGATGCTGGCGCGCGGCCTCGCCCGGCGGCGCGAGGTCGCGCTGCGGCTCGCCATCGGCGCGAGCCGCACGGCCGTGGTGCGCCACCTGTTCCTCGAGTGCGCGCTGCTCACGGGCGCCGGCGCGGCGCTCGGCGCGGCGCTGAGCGTGTGGGGTGTCGAGGTCCTGCGCAGCAGCGTCCCGCAGCAACTCTGGTGGCGGGGCATCGTGCGGCCCGAGCTGAGCTGGCGCGTGTTCGCCCTGACGTCGTTCGCCGCCGCGACCGCGGCGGTGCTGTTCGGCCTGCTGCCGGCGGTCCGGGTGGCGCGGGCGGTGAGCCTCGACGAGCCGCTCAAGGACGGGGCCGGCACCACCAGCCGCACGCGGCAGCGCTACAGCGGGCTGGTGATCGCCGAGGTCGCGCTCGCGCTGGTGCTGCTGATGGGGGCGGGGCTCCTGCTCAAGGTCGTGCGCCGCACCGCGTCGTACGAGTTCAACTTCCCCGCGCGGCAGCTGCTGCGCAGCGGCCTGTTCCTCCGCAAGGCCGCCGCCGGCGGCGGGTTCGACCTGCTCGGCACGGAGCTGCGGGTGGTGGCCAGTCTCAGGCAGGTGCCGGGCGTCGTGGACGCCGGGGCGACGAGCAGCGCCACCCCGGCGGGCCTGGCCGTGACGGCGGAGCTGGCGGGGGACTCCACCCGGCTGTTCAACACCCACAGCTACGCCGTCGTCACGCCGGCCTACCTTCGCACCATGGGGCTCCCGGTGCTCGAGGGCCGCGACTTCGAGGACGGCGACCTGACCGGCGAGGGAGTCGCGATCCTCAACAGCGTGGCCGCGGCGCGCCTCTACCCGAGGCAGCATGCCGTCGGACGGATGGTCAAGCTGGGCGTGGCATCGTCGAACGCCCGCTGGCTGAAGGTGGTGGGCGTGTGCCGGACGCGCGCGGAGGGCCCGCCGGGGACCGCGGAGTTCAACGCCGAGGTGTACGTGGTCCGGCCGCCGGAGCCCGGCCAGCGCTTCGCCGAGGTGTTGATCCGCACGGCGGGCACGGATGCGCGCACCATCGCCGCCGTGTCGGCGAAGCTCGCGACCCTCGGGCCCGGCATCGGGTCGTACGTGTCCGAGTACCTGTCGTGGTGGGAGGCGGACCTGAAGGCGCAGGGCTTCCTCGCCGAGCTGTTCGCGATGATGGGCGGCTTCGCGCTGCTGCTCGCGTCGGTCGGCATCTACGGGGTGCTGGCGTACGCCGTCAACCGGCGGGGGCGCGAGTTCGCCGTGCGCATCGCGGTCGGCGCCGAGCGGCGGGACATGCTCAAGCTGGTCCTGCACGACGGGCTGGTGATGACGCTGGCGGGAACGGCGCTCGGCGCGTTCGTGGCGTTCTGGGCGACCGGTCTCCTCGCGGCCTTCCTCGAGGACCAGCAGGTGCTGCCCACCGACGTCCTGACCCTGATCGCGGCGGAGGTCGTGCTGATCGCCGTCGCGACGGCGGCCTCCCTGGCGCCCGCGCTGCGGGCCATGCGCGCGGACCCGATCGAGATCCTGAGGGCGACCTGA
- a CDS encoding ABC transporter permease, which yields MLGDLRYALRSLRRSPGFVAVAVLSLGLGLGLVTTMFALLDAVTHPHVAYRDADRLTSVGWVSSRRLPLKPFDVFVALRERARSFEAIVPVAPNLFSFSEQGADEGEVPSVSVPARFFTLLGVKPHLGRTLASSDADRPVAVVSYELWRRRFAGRRSLAGATVTVARRPYDVVGVMPRGVDYPNGAAVWTAMSDEAERTGAGLGRLSALARLRAGVSRAVADSDLAGVARYLTSRFDVRGAPFWFNAHSLRDDPMKLGDIHVAMLGAALAVLLIACANLANLMLARGLAKRREVALRLAIGASRAAVVRQMFVECALLTIVGAAAGVVVSLWGASLLANRVPGDVWYLGIIAPQLSWRVFALSALAAAASAVLFGLLPAIRVANAVSLDEPLKDGAGTTGRTRGRYSPLVIAEVALALALMMGAGLLLKVVRRLATIEYNFPARQLLFGYASGVAPDSTPPGERVRLQLALVAALAGVDGVAGAAAGTSPDLPGNAVTAELSDSTRLLQGAEVVTPGYLRTMGLPVLQGRDFTDGDLVGNGAVILNSVAAARLYPRGPAVGRMLKLGGPASDAPWVTIVGVCRTMLVPQFELTDLRAEPLAYVVRAASSGADVRLVVRAAGDPGALAVALRRKMRSVMPRGFVEFYPYTYGLQSAVASRTFLAELFATMGTFALALAAVGVYGVMAYGVTRRLREFAVRVALGAQRSDLLKAVLQDGLVMTLAGTGLGAFVALWTSYFLQNVLEDVHPTDAFTLVAAEAVLLGVTVGACLSPAFRAARVDPVEILRAT from the coding sequence ATGCTCGGCGACCTGCGCTACGCGCTCCGCTCGCTGCGGCGTAGCCCCGGCTTCGTCGCCGTGGCGGTGCTCTCGCTCGGCCTCGGCCTCGGGCTCGTGACCACGATGTTCGCGCTCCTGGACGCGGTGACGCATCCCCATGTGGCGTACCGCGACGCGGATCGGCTGACATCCGTGGGGTGGGTCTCGAGCCGCCGGCTGCCGCTGAAGCCGTTCGACGTGTTCGTCGCGCTCCGGGAGCGGGCGCGCTCGTTCGAGGCGATCGTGCCCGTGGCGCCGAACCTGTTCTCGTTCTCCGAGCAGGGCGCCGACGAGGGCGAGGTGCCGAGCGTGAGCGTGCCCGCCCGGTTCTTCACCCTGCTCGGCGTGAAGCCTCATCTGGGGCGCACCCTCGCGTCGAGCGACGCCGACCGGCCGGTCGCCGTGGTGAGCTACGAGCTGTGGCGGCGGCGGTTCGCCGGCCGCCGCTCGCTGGCCGGCGCGACGGTGACCGTGGCGCGGCGGCCGTACGACGTTGTCGGCGTGATGCCGCGCGGCGTGGACTACCCGAACGGGGCGGCGGTGTGGACCGCGATGTCCGACGAGGCCGAGCGGACCGGGGCCGGCCTGGGCCGGCTCAGCGCGCTCGCGAGGCTGAGGGCCGGCGTCAGCCGCGCCGTGGCGGACTCCGACCTCGCCGGCGTGGCCCGCTACCTGACGAGCCGGTTCGACGTCCGCGGCGCACCGTTCTGGTTCAACGCGCACTCGCTGCGCGACGATCCGATGAAGCTCGGCGACATCCACGTCGCGATGCTCGGCGCGGCGCTGGCGGTGCTGCTCATCGCCTGCGCCAACCTCGCGAACCTGATGCTGGCGCGCGGGCTGGCGAAGCGCCGTGAGGTCGCGCTCCGCCTCGCGATCGGCGCGAGCCGCGCCGCCGTCGTCCGCCAGATGTTCGTCGAGTGCGCACTGCTCACGATCGTGGGGGCCGCCGCCGGTGTGGTGGTGAGCCTGTGGGGCGCGAGCCTCCTCGCGAACCGGGTGCCCGGCGACGTCTGGTACCTCGGGATCATCGCGCCGCAGCTGAGCTGGCGCGTGTTCGCGCTCTCGGCCCTGGCGGCGGCCGCGTCGGCGGTGCTGTTCGGGCTCCTCCCGGCGATCCGCGTGGCCAACGCGGTGAGCCTCGACGAGCCGCTCAAGGACGGCGCCGGCACGACGGGCCGCACGCGAGGGCGCTACAGCCCGCTGGTGATCGCGGAGGTCGCGCTGGCCCTCGCGCTGATGATGGGCGCCGGCCTGCTGCTCAAGGTCGTGCGGCGGCTCGCGACGATCGAGTACAACTTCCCGGCCCGCCAGCTGCTGTTCGGGTACGCCAGCGGCGTCGCACCCGACTCGACCCCGCCGGGAGAGCGGGTGCGCCTGCAGCTCGCACTGGTCGCCGCCCTCGCGGGCGTGGACGGCGTGGCGGGCGCCGCTGCCGGCACGTCGCCCGATCTCCCGGGCAACGCCGTGACGGCCGAGCTGTCCGATTCGACGCGGCTGCTCCAGGGGGCGGAGGTGGTGACGCCCGGATACCTGCGCACCATGGGCCTGCCGGTGCTGCAGGGCCGCGATTTCACCGACGGCGATCTGGTGGGCAACGGCGCCGTGATCCTCAACTCGGTGGCCGCGGCGCGCCTCTATCCGCGTGGCCCCGCAGTCGGCCGGATGCTGAAGCTCGGCGGGCCGGCGTCCGACGCGCCGTGGGTCACCATCGTCGGCGTCTGCCGCACGATGCTGGTGCCGCAGTTCGAGCTGACGGACCTGCGGGCGGAGCCGCTCGCCTACGTCGTCCGAGCGGCGAGTAGCGGGGCGGATGTCCGCCTCGTAGTGCGGGCCGCGGGCGACCCCGGCGCCCTCGCGGTGGCGCTGCGCCGGAAGATGCGGTCGGTGATGCCGCGGGGGTTCGTCGAGTTCTACCCCTACACCTACGGGCTGCAGAGCGCGGTGGCCTCGCGCACCTTTCTCGCCGAGCTGTTCGCGACGATGGGCACGTTCGCTCTGGCGCTCGCCGCGGTCGGCGTGTACGGCGTGATGGCCTATGGGGTCACGCGACGGCTGCGCGAGTTCGCCGTGCGCGTCGCGCTCGGCGCGCAGCGTTCCGACCTCCTGAAGGCCGTCCTGCAGGACGGCCTGGTCATGACCCTCGCCGGCACCGGCCTCGGCGCCTTCGTCGCGCTGTGGACCTCGTACTTCCTCCAGAACGTGCTCGAGGACGTGCATCCCACCGACGCTTTCACGCTGGTCGCCGCCGAGGCCGTGCTGCTGGGCGTGACGGTCGGGGCGTGTCTCTCTCCGGCATTCCGCGCCGCGCGCGTCGACCCCGTCGAGATCCTGCGCGCGACCTGA